DNA from Colletotrichum higginsianum IMI 349063 chromosome 7 map unlocalized unitig_7, whole genome shotgun sequence:
atcagCCGAAAAGTGCAGGGCGATCGCCCCGTCAGCTTGATCGGCTACAGCTTGGCCGCCCGAGCCATCTACACTTGCTTGATGGTGCTTGCGGAACGTCGCCAGTTCGGCCTCATCGAGTCGGTCGTAATGATCGGCACTCCGGCGCCATCCGAGAGCCGTGTCTGGCTCGCGTTGAAGAGTGTCGTCGCAGGCAGGCTCGTCAATGTATACTCTGAAAACGATTACATCCTCGGCTTCCTGTACCGTACCTCCAATCTCCAATTTGGAGTTGCCGGACTGCAGCCAATTCAGGGTGCCGAGGGCGTGGAGAATTACGATGTGAGCAGCATGGTTAGCGGCCACCTGAGATACCAGTACATGGTTGGCACCATCCTCAAGAACATCGGCTGGGAGGATCTCGATTATGCGCAGGTCGAAAAGGACGAAAGAGTCCTGGGTCTCATGGACGAGAAGTACGGTCGCGACAAGAGTCAGAAGCCAGCCTACGTCGATATGGACAAGGAAGCCGAGCACATCCAGGAGGAGGTCAAGCACAAGAACGACTCCAAGCTCGATACGAGAATGAGCAAGATGAAGATCCAGAATTAGGCTATTAAGGACAACATCTTAGCCGGAATGATCGGTAGAGGTATCGTTAGGCATGTCCCACTGTTATTGGCCGTGGCGAATGGCGTAAGGAATGGCGTGGATACCGGACGGGCTTTGGTAATAAAATTAGCCAAGACACACGAGGTAACGGCATACACACTTGTCACTAACGAGATACGAGAAATGGAGACAAACTTGTCTATCAATAGGTTCTCTTACCGAGCATCGGGATAGTGGTGGGTGTCATGACTCTTCCTTCTTGCTCTGAACGACAAAATACTTTCCAGCTGTCCGAGATGCTGTCTTTAGAGGATCCCAATCCTCTGCACCCTTGGTGTCGACTTCTTCTCCACGCACTCTCTTTGGACGTTTCTTGTGACCGAATTGAATCTCGTTGCCCAGGGCGTCTTGTAGCTCTTCAAGTCCAATTGTCACCTCTGCCACACCTTCGGTCGTTTCATCGCGCAAGGAGCGCAACGGCTCAACACCAGTAGTTTCCACGCTCTGGACGTCGCGTACAAAGTGTAGCTGCGAGTGAAGCGTGCGTAACATAGCAGACTCTGCTGCTTCCGTGTCCGGGAGCGGGAGAGCAGATAGACGGAGTAGGTGATGAAGCTTGGCCCTGGAGATTGGTTCTTCCGGGGAGGTCTCAGAAGCGCCGGCTTTCGTGGAAGGCGGGAGGAGGGACGCGACGGACCATGTCGGCTTGGAGAGGAATGCTGACGCTGGCTTTGGGACAGAGAGGTTGACGGAAGAGGATGCGAATGTTCGGGTCTGCTGGAAGAGAAGAGCGCTACAACGCCTGCAGACGGGGTGCATCGTTGTGGTATTGCCCCAGGCTGCTGCTACTTGGCGAAAGGGAGGGGCTGTATGAAGGCTGTTCGAGATAGTGGTGAAGAAATGGCGAGTCGCGCGCGGAAGGACAGTTGTGGCAATGGGGTGCTTCTTGAAGTTGGTAGCTTCACCCCCGGAGAATTAATCTGGAGCTTGAACCCCTGGCAATCCTTTTTCCTGCACGATACGCGGTAGAGAGAGGCGGTACAATGGACAGCAGAAAAAGGTACAGAGTTACCtcagagagagagcgagagataGAGGGAAAACAGGCCCCGGCGAATCAGGCGCGATGTGACGCAACCCCCGCCAAAGAATATCTTAGGCCACCCAACACCGCCTGGAGACTCGCAAGCAAGCGCAAAGCCACGGGTCCCCCGTCCGCTAAGCCACAACGACAAGACCCCGCGTCATGGGGACTCAAGTGGGCGGGCGGCTTGTGTGCTCGCCTGAAAGTCGGTTCCGTCGCGCTGCTATACTTCCGCCCGCTTGATGCCAGCAACGACTGAACAACCCATCTCCAAACCTCACCCAAATCTACGACCTGTCCTCTACATCTCAGTACACGTTCCAAAGCCCGCGATAACCCGACGGCATAACGACGAAAAACAGCCGACACCTCGAAACTCACATCTCCGAATACCGAACGATATCCCAAACCTCCAGTACCTCGCCGTGCTTGATTTACTTACGAAAGAAACTATGGCTCAAGACCCTCGCGCGCTGCTGCAAAAGGTGAGTCAGTACTGGATGGATCGTCATGTCTATTCTACACCTCTCCCGGTCGTTTTTGCAGACCAGAGGCCGTAGGACATCACACGGAGGCTCTGAAGTATGACTGTAGCAACATACAGCTTGCTGACGAATTCCGTGGTCGCGCAGGCAGACAAGACGCTCTcgagcgccggcggcggcttcagcttcttcggcggccgggaggaCAAGTACCAGAACGCCGCGGACCTGTACATCCAAGCCGCCAACGCCTTTAAGATGCAGAAGCTGAGTTAGTTTCTCCCCGCGACTGTTTCCTTCGCCCCAGCCCCAATCCCCGCCATCATTCCTGCCTACGATCCCTTGTTTGAAACAGCACAACTGACCGGTGGCAAAACCCTATCACGATAGACCGCGAAGCAGGCCAGGCCTTTGAGAAGGCAGCCCAAGTACAGACCAACAACCTCAAGGAGCCCGATGACGCCGCCAAcacgctcgtcgacgccttcaAGGCTTACCGCAAGGACGATCCGGAGGCCGCGGTGCGCTGCCTCGACGTTGCCGTGAATCAGTACTGCGCCAAGGGCAACTTCCGCCGCGCGGCCGGCCACAAGGAGGCGCTCGGTGAACTGTTCGAGACGGAGCTCGGTGACTCAAAGCGTGCGCTCGAAAGCTacgaggccgcggcgggtTGGTACGAGGGCGACAATGCTGCCGCGTAAGTCGGACATCCCGCTCTCCCACGACACTCCCCTTAcgaagaaaacaaaaagacACCGAGAGTTGTCAGTGATATGATGGCGACTAACAAGACACCTCAGGCTCGCAAACAAGCTCTGGCTCAAGGTCGCCGACGTGGCCTCCCTCGAGGGCGACTACTACAAGGCTATCGAGAACTACGAaaaggtggcggcggcctcgatcaACAACAACCTGATGAAGTACTCGGTCAAGGACTACTTCCTCCGCGCGGGCATCTGCCACCTCGCCACGGGCGACATGGtggccgcccgccgcgccgtcgagaagtACGCAGACATGGACCCCGGGTTCGCCCAGCAGCGCGAGGCCATGCTTCTCAAcgacctgctcgccgccgtcgagggcggcaacCAAGAGGAGTTCACCGACAAGCTCTTCCAGTACGACCAGGTCAGCAAGCTCGACAAGTGGAAGACGACGCTGCTCGTCCGGGTCAAGAATGCCATTGAggagcccgaggacgagtttGCCTAAATCTTTGTTTgaattttctttttttggTCGTCTTTGGAGTGAAGCGATGCGAGTATGAGAAGGGAGGCGGGAAAGATaagag
Protein-coding regions in this window:
- a CDS encoding Duf726 domain protein, with the translated sequence MHPVCRRCSALLFQQTRTFASSSVNLSVPKPASAFLSKPTWSVASLLPPSTKAGASETSPEEPISRAKLHHLLRLSALPLPDTEAAESAMLRTLHSQLHFVRDVQSVETTGVEPLRSLRDETTEGVAEVTIGLEELQDALGNEIQFGHKKRPKRVRGEEVDTKGAEDWDPLKTASRTAGKYFVVQSKKEES
- a CDS encoding Alpha-soluble NSF attachment protein → MPATTEQPISKPHPNLRPVLYISVHVPKPAITRRHNDEKQPTPRNSHLRIPNDIPNLQYLAVLDLLTKETMAQDPRALLQKADKTLSSAGGGFSFFGGREDKYQNAADLYIQAANAFKMQKLNREAGQAFEKAAQVQTNNLKEPDDAANTLVDAFKAYRKDDPEAAVRCLDVAVNQYCAKGNFRRAAGHKEALGELFETELGDSKRALESYEAAAGWYEGDNAAALANKLWLKVADVASLEGDYYKAIENYEKVAAASINNNLMKYSVKDYFLRAGICHLATGDMVAARRAVEKYADMDPGFAQQREAMLLNDLLAAVEGGNQEEFTDKLFQYDQVSKLDKWKTTLLVRVKNAIEEPEDEFA